From a single Anaerolineales bacterium genomic region:
- a CDS encoding rhodanese-like domain-containing protein, translated as MKRSYLIVLIFFMLVACQPETVTEERVNGNGGSYQNIAPNELSLMLKNKDFVLVNVHIPFTGNIPDTDLSIPYNQISVPEYLNQLPADKDAMIVLYCRSGRMSEIAATELVSLGYTNIWNFNGGMVAWEQAGYQIEQ; from the coding sequence ATGAAAAGGTCATACCTTATCGTGCTGATCTTTTTCATGCTTGTTGCCTGCCAGCCGGAAACTGTTACTGAGGAACGGGTCAATGGGAACGGCGGTTCATACCAAAATATTGCACCGAACGAACTGAGCCTTATGTTGAAAAACAAGGATTTTGTCCTTGTCAATGTGCATATCCCTTTTACAGGCAATATCCCAGACACAGACCTGTCCATTCCCTATAATCAGATCAGTGTGCCTGAATATTTAAATCAACTCCCCGCAGATAAGGATGCAATGATTGTGTTGTACTGCCGCAGCGGGCGCATGAGCGAAATTGCGGCGACAGAACTTGTTTCGCTTGGGTATACAAATATCTGGAATTTCAACGGCGG